The following coding sequences lie in one Apostichopus japonicus isolate 1M-3 chromosome 13, ASM3797524v1, whole genome shotgun sequence genomic window:
- the LOC139978797 gene encoding TM2 domain-containing protein 3-like, producing the protein MRIPRLHVMSFALLIFTELFHQAVKGTTTVAQQDVPTLATMTDDVTTQPPSEATTLHQTVTTKTSTVTSQTDSPDYTDSFSTEYPQQYDFCPSQLPCNQLSGDCLDCNMTSACIYGRQYNITCIPKSGLDCTGPQEVQRTYKCKYCYQTEPWEQICTPANNCTVNSCPKTMVQVNCSVLDDVLCLGNRRFYKKKECNWTSGYKWSTAFILSITLGGFGVDRFYLGYWESGLGKLFSFGGIGIWTLIDILLIAVGYIPPGDGSVYV; encoded by the exons ATGAGGATTCCCCGTCTTCATGTGATGTCGTTTGCTCTGCTGATTTTTACTGAGCTGTTTCACCAGGCGGTCAAAG GAACAACCACAGTTGCCCAGCAGGATGTACCAACATTAGCAACCATGACAGATGACGTCACTACCCAACCACCAAGTGAAGCAACCACTTTACACCAGACAGTAACAACGAAGACCAGCACAGTGACTAGTCAGACTGATTCTCCTGATTACACAGACAGTTTTAGCACAGAATATCCTCAGCAATATGATTTTTGCCCAAGCCAGCTGCCTTGCAATCAACTCAGTGGTGATTGCCTAGACTGTAATATGACATCAGCATGTATTTATGGACGGCAGTATAATATCACATGCATCCCAAAGTCTGGCTTAGATTGTACA GGACCACAAGAAGTTCAAAGGACCTATAAATGCAAATACTGTTATCAGACAGAACCTTGGGAACAGATTTGTACCCCTGCCAATAACTGTACGGTTAATTCATGTCCTAAAACAATGGTGCAAGTAAACTGTTCAGTCTTGGATGATGTTTTATGTCTTG GTAACAGAAGATTTTATAAGAAAAAAGAATGCAACTGGACATCTGGTTATAAGTGGTCTACTGCCTTTATTCTGAG CATCACTCTAGGTGGGTTCGGTGTAGATCGGTTCTACCTCGGTTACTGGGAGAGCGGCCTCGGTAAATTGTTCAGCTTCGGAGGGATCGGAATCTGGACTTTGATAGATATTCTCCTGATAGCCGTGGGTTACATTCCTCCCGGAGATGGTTCTGTCTACGTATAG